The sequence TTCAAAATTTGGCACCCATCACCATTGAATTTTGTCTTCTAGTTTTTCTTCCCTCTTCATCCGCTTTTAGCTTTTTGGGGTCCACTGGAAAATCTCCgaaaattattgattaatttttgtaaattttttttattttttattttttcctggtGGGTCTCTTTGGGTTTTGAGAATTTTACAACGTTTTTTATTCTGAAAGGGTGGATTTGTTATTAGAATATGGGAGCTTGCTGCAGTAAAGATGGCATGCATAGTGGAAGGTACTTGGAAGAAAGACGTGTGGTTCAAAAAGTATATGATGTTAAGGAAGAAGACGATGAAGatcaaaatattcaatatgGAGATTGTGGGGCTCGTATAAGGTTGGatggtttttcaaattttatatctaTGTATACCCAACAAGGCAGAAAAGGGATCAATCAAGATTCCATGACTGTTTGGCAGGTTagaaaattaattctttttttttttttttttttggacatttATTCTTGGTTTCAAATGAATTTGTTTGCCATTCTCAATTTTCATCATAATTTCATCAAGTTCTGTTCTTTTCTGTTTCCTACCCTGTTTTCCTTTGTTAAATTTGtttgtttaataaataaatatggaaattttaatGCTATTAAAATGATCTTCACATTGTTAAATCAATGTTTTAAACTTTCAaggtcattaatttttttatttttttttttgagatattCACTTTTCCATAATCAATCATCATGTGATTTGTTATTATCCATAATGAAAACCACTTCCTttcattttctcaattttttcctGTTCTGTTATATTCTTcatgaaaaaattgaaatgccTGCAACTCATTTTCAAaactttgataatattttaggaCTTTACTGGTGAGGAAGATATGTATTTCTGTGGTGTTTTTGATGGTCATGGTCCTTATGGTCATATGGTTGCGCGCCATGTACGTGACAATTTGCCTTCAAAGATCTCAAAAGCAGTTAAAGTTGCACAACAAAGCGGCCATAACCAGCGTAATAATGATGGTGATTCTAGCGGTAATGAGGATTCCGAAGACAACCATAACCAGAAACATAGTATCAATACTCTATCTCTTTCCTCATGGGAAGCCTGTTTAATTAAAGCTTTCAAGGAGATTGACCAAGAGCTTAGCCTAGATACCTCAATGGATAGCTTCTGCAGTGGTTCTACAGCCGTGACCATAGTTAAAAGGGTATAGAACATCTCATCTAATTGGCAAAAATTCAAACCATAGAGagatttattcttttgtttttcatttccatttacatgtttttcttcttctttttttctgtctctctctttcAGGGTGACCATTTGATAATAGCCAATTTGGGGGATTCTCGTGCAATTCTTTGTTCTAGGGGAGAGGATGAAGAACTTGTTCCTGTCCAACTTACAGTAGATCTTAAACCAGATGTTCCAAGTGGGttttactttttgatttttgacttttgattttttttgcgACTTCTTTCAGTCTTATTGATCTTAGTTTCGTGGTTGATGTAAAATTAGGTGAGGCTGAAAGAATCAAGAGCTGTGAAGGCAGAGTTTTTGCAGTGGATGCAGAACCAAGTGTTTATAGAATATGGATGCCCGACGTAGATTGTCCCGGTCTGGCAATGGCAAGAGCTTTTGGGGATTTCTGTCTCAAAGATTATGGCCTTATTTCAGTCCCTGATGTTTCTTATAGAAAACTCACAGATGATGATGAATTTGTAATCTTGGCCACTGATGGGGTAAGAACAATAACACCAAACAAACATGATCAAacttttataaccaaaaaaaatgagaatgaCCCTTTTTGAAAAAGAGGCTTATTCACACATTAAACTGAGAATTGTCATGGTTTGTGCAGGTTTGGGATGCTTTATCAAACACTGAGGTTGTAAGAATAGTTGCTTCAGCAAGGAGGAGATCCCTGGCAGCTAAATGTCTAGTAAAAGGAGCTGTTCGAGCTTGGAGACTAAAATATCCATGTTCGAAAATTGATGATTGTGCAGTAATCGTCCTCTTCTTGAAAGACCAACCTACTTATAGTTTTTACTCCAAATCTGACTCGACCAGGAGCAATTTAAATGATGCAGACCTTGTTACTCGTATACCAAAGACCTGTCATAGAAGTCCTCGGTCTGCGGATAGTGAGATTTCGTTGAATTCATCACAAGGGAATTGGAGTAATATTGATGAAATTAGTAGAGTAGACACTGTTTTGAAAATGCCTCAAGGTTTAACTTTGAGGAGATCTTCTAAAGATGTTCAGGAGGTTGAAGCTCATTGAAAAGCTCTCAAATATGCCCATTTTCTCCCCAACAGAAGAGTCTTTTTGAACAAAGAGTGAGCGGCTATAGCTAGGGGGAAACATAAAGAGCAACTATAAAACGTAGAAGGGCAATTTGGGAGAGAAAtataattactaaaaaaaaaaaggagcctTTTTGGATGTTGTAAGATCGCAATTTTCTTCTCCCTTGTATACCAAGTAAAGAATGCGTTTATAATTCTCCAAGAAAACAGAAGCAGTTCTTTCCAAAATGCTTTGGCCaccaaacagaaaagaaaaaaatgatgtaTCTATGTAATATTTTGAAgatttagaaatattttaattaattagcagtgtctttttttcttctttttttttctttttttgggtgggggATATATATTGGCGGTGTCTTGATTatgattcttttgttttttttttttttttttaatacctcaCTGCTTAAATTTTCGTATAAACTTATACTATGGTTTTAACTTTTATGCAACATCAACAACATAAAGAGCTTTTTCGTTTGTTTGGAGCTTTGCTTCTGGTGTGGTTCTGATCGATGTGGATAATGGAGgaattaaattttcttcttgGGACAttttcccaaatgggtaccgaGTTTGAGAATGATGACATTAAAAAGGATGgaggaaaaacaaatatatatatatatatatatatatatatccaggaCAAAGATTTTATAACCTCACAcacataacaaaaaaatattaaaagaaggaaaattttcATACTATATTTAAAGGTGAGTGCATAGGATTTTTCCCAAAATAATGTTTCCTCTTCATAGGattgtttttctttatcaaaCTTAATTCTGATGCTGCATTATCCAAAAAACGCTGCTTCAATTGCGGTTATCGTGGGACAAACAATTTTCGGAGGTTTGTTGGATTAGTATTCGCTTAAAAACCTTCCTAGGGTGCATTAGCTTAGCTGAGATCAAGGCTGTTGTTTGAGCATTAACTAATTCGTGGTtaagaacaataataagaagatgAATGGTTGAATATAATTTGTGAAGGTGATGCCTCACAAACCAATTTCTCTCACTTATGTTGGAAGAGGGGCATTTGTTTTGGTTATTTATATTAGAGTGGAATGTGGATCTTGTTTGTGTGAAAAGAGGTATTGGAAGAAATTAAGCCCAAGAACTAGATGGTCTGGGCCAATTTCTTTTTAGGTCTTTATGCTTTACCATaacatttcataaatatttagtttttcatcatcttccttttttttttgtttttttcgatAACTTTTGATCAGCTATGGTATTTCACAAATATATGCAGGAAAGAAATTTTGACATTCgagttcaatattttttattaaaaaaaaaaaagggggaaaagaaagaggaaagCCCTAAGGCTCAGTAGGGCTGGCCACTTAAAAGAACCCATCAGGTGGTGCAATTCTAGTCCTCATCGTCCCACAAATCAGCTACGCTCTTGAAGGGGCCGCAGCTCTTGCTCACAAACAGATCTGCACCGTCCAATACTCGTTTCTGCAACCATcagcaaaaagaaagaagaacatTGAAAaaccaccatcaccaccaccactagACACTAAGTCCAAACTCCAATGATGAATAAGAGTTGAGATGTCCGTAGTACCTGCTCTAAGATGGTAGAAAGAGCAATGAAATCTTGCTCTGGGATTTGCCACCCGAATACCTTTATGTTCTCTTTTATCCTTTCTGGGTGGCTTGATTTTGGGATCACACTCGTCCCTCTCTGAAGGCCCCACTTCACTAGCACTTGCCCTGGGCTCTTGTTCAGTTTCTTTGCTACTATTTCAACCGTCTGATCGTGTATCATATCCCTTCCTCCTTCTGATGACCCCAGCGGTGAGTAGGCCTATCAAATCAAGTCATCCAGTCAGATACACTTTGTAATCACATATATATTAGCATTCCACTGGGCAGGATCGTCCAGGTCCAttccagcaaaaaaataaaataaataaaacaaaaatagaaataaaaaaatcgtCCAGGTCCATGCTATATGGGATATTGGTCGACACCacaatattatttgtaattaacCCCTAATGTAATTTGGACGACTACATTCGATAAAATAAGATATTGTTTTTGGTAATCAATCTTACAGTCACATGGATGCCATTCTCCATGCAAAAGTCAAGCATCTTATCATTTCTCCAACCAGGATGCATCTCCATCTATATATATGGTCCACAAACCAAGAAAGTTGGATGATGATGACCCATTCTGTTTTTCTAGTATAAGAGAAAGTCAAAATCCATTATCCATGTAAAACGGAGGAGTCTAATATTACCTGACAAACCGAAGGCATAGTTTGAGCAAATCTCAGAAGCTTCTGAAGCTTGTTGATTGTGAAATTGCAAATTCCAATGTCTTTAACAAGGTTGTCCTTGACAAGTTTCTCCATTTCTCTCCAAACACCTTCCATATCAAACTCCAATACATCACCAGGTTTTGGAGGCTTACTTGCACCTTGTTTTAGATGGAAAGGCCAATGAATCAAATAGAGATCGAGGTAGTCTAGCTGAAGCATTTCAAGGCTATTTTTTAAAGCAGTTCGAACTCTATCTGGGGACAAGTCTGAGCACCTGAAAAATTCACCACCAGTACCAcaaaaatttttcttaattttcctgTCAGTAAAATCCCATATAAgaaatattaactatttatatttACGTCTATGTTACCATGGCTTGGAGGTGACGAAGAGATCTTTTCTTTCAACTCCTGCTCGCATGGAAGCTTGCAGAGCGT comes from Ziziphus jujuba cultivar Dongzao chromosome 6, ASM3175591v1 and encodes:
- the LOC107431086 gene encoding probable protein phosphatase 2C 65, translated to MGACCSKDGMHSGRYLEERRVVQKVYDVKEEDDEDQNIQYGDCGARIRLDGFSNFISMYTQQGRKGINQDSMTVWQDFTGEEDMYFCGVFDGHGPYGHMVARHVRDNLPSKISKAVKVAQQSGHNQRNNDGDSSGNEDSEDNHNQKHSINTLSLSSWEACLIKAFKEIDQELSLDTSMDSFCSGSTAVTIVKRGDHLIIANLGDSRAILCSRGEDEELVPVQLTVDLKPDVPSEAERIKSCEGRVFAVDAEPSVYRIWMPDVDCPGLAMARAFGDFCLKDYGLISVPDVSYRKLTDDDEFVILATDGVWDALSNTEVVRIVASARRRSLAAKCLVKGAVRAWRLKYPCSKIDDCAVIVLFLKDQPTYSFYSKSDSTRSNLNDADLVTRIPKTCHRSPRSADSEISLNSSQGNWSNIDEISRVDTVLKMPQGLTLRRSSKDVQEVEAH
- the LOC107431284 gene encoding aldose reductase isoform X2, encoding MAQATVNRPQEEDTKSFRLLSGHTIPAVGFGTWRSGAEATNSVFTAIVEAGYRHVDTAPEYGIEEEVGHALQASMRAGVERKDLFVTSKPWCSDLSPDRVRTALKNSLEMLQLDYLDLYLIHWPFHLKQGASKPPKPGDVLEFDMEGVWREMEKLVKDNLVKDIGICNFTINKLQKLLRFAQTMPSVCQAYSPLGSSEGGRDMIHDQTVEIVAKKLNKSPGQVLVKWGLQRGTSVIPKSSHPERIKENIKVFGWQIPEQDFIALSTILEQKRVLDGADLFVSKSCGPFKSVADLWDDED
- the LOC107431284 gene encoding aldose reductase isoform X1; the encoded protein is MAQATVNRPQEEDTKSFRLLSGHTIPAVGFGTWRSGAEATNSVFTAIVEAGYRHVDTAPEYGIEEEVGHALQASMRAGVERKDLFVTSKPWCSDLSPDRVRTALKNSLEMLQLDYLDLYLIHWPFHLKQGASKPPKPGDVLEFDMEGVWREMEKLVKDNLVKDIGICNFTINKLQKLLRFAQTMPSVCQMEMHPGWRNDKMLDFCMENGIHVTAYSPLGSSEGGRDMIHDQTVEIVAKKLNKSPGQVLVKWGLQRGTSVIPKSSHPERIKENIKVFGWQIPEQDFIALSTILEQKRVLDGADLFVSKSCGPFKSVADLWDDED